Proteins from a single region of Catenulispora acidiphila DSM 44928:
- a CDS encoding HhH-GPD family protein — translation MAERTTGRGTGPTELADFEHGAELVERVVDWFRAEARDLPWRRPDASAWAVMVSEFMLQQTPVARVLPVYEAWLARWPTPAALAAEPVGEAVRAWGRLGYPRRAQRLHAAATAVEEAFDGTVPDAYDDLCALPGVGEYTAGAIASFAYKKRHIVLDTNVRRVLARVVTGTEFPAAATTPADRRIATALLPQNAPDAAEWAAASMELGAVVCTARAPRCDACPVAKLCRWVADGKPAYDGPPRRGQTYEGTDRQARGRLLAVLRDTHGPVPREELEAAWTRDVTQRERALASLVTDGLVTEVDGEMFALAH, via the coding sequence ATGGCGGAAAGAACGACCGGGCGCGGCACCGGCCCGACCGAGCTCGCAGACTTCGAACATGGTGCTGAACTGGTCGAACGCGTCGTCGACTGGTTCCGGGCCGAAGCCCGCGACCTTCCCTGGCGGCGCCCGGACGCCTCGGCGTGGGCGGTGATGGTCAGCGAGTTCATGCTCCAGCAGACCCCGGTCGCGCGCGTGCTGCCGGTCTACGAGGCCTGGCTCGCCCGCTGGCCGACCCCGGCGGCGCTGGCCGCGGAGCCCGTGGGCGAGGCCGTGCGCGCTTGGGGGCGCCTGGGCTACCCGCGCCGCGCGCAACGGCTCCACGCCGCCGCCACGGCCGTCGAAGAGGCCTTCGACGGCACGGTCCCGGACGCCTACGACGACCTATGCGCGCTGCCGGGCGTCGGCGAGTACACGGCCGGGGCGATCGCCTCGTTCGCGTACAAGAAGCGGCACATCGTGCTCGACACGAACGTCCGCCGCGTCCTGGCCCGCGTCGTCACCGGCACGGAGTTCCCCGCCGCCGCGACCACCCCGGCCGACCGCCGCATCGCCACCGCCCTGCTCCCGCAGAACGCCCCCGACGCCGCCGAATGGGCCGCCGCGAGCATGGAGCTCGGCGCGGTGGTGTGCACGGCCCGCGCGCCCCGCTGCGACGCGTGCCCGGTCGCAAAGCTCTGCCGCTGGGTCGCGGACGGCAAGCCCGCGTACGACGGCCCGCCGCGCCGAGGCCAGACCTACGAGGGCACCGACCGCCAGGCACGCGGCCGGCTCCTCGCCGTACTGCGCGACACCCACGGCCCGGTGCCCCGCGAAGAGCTGGAGGCGGCGTGGACACGCGACGTCACGCAGCGGGAGCGGGCACTGGCGAGCTTGGTAACTGACGGATTGGTGACGGAGGTCGACGGTGAGATGTTCGCGCTCGCGCACTAG
- a CDS encoding DinB family protein, producing MTDDAAKLFLHQRLKKIREVLIWKLDGLSEYDARRPMTATGTNLLGLVKHAATWEARYFGQVFGRPFPEPLPRWQDSDGSDLWVTEDETRAQIIGFYQRVAAHADATISELPPDAPGHVPWWPRPDIDLFTIVVHLLDDLTRHAGHADILREQIDGRTGVAAEHEETSDAAAQAARWERIEQAAKAAERIQSGGRATD from the coding sequence GTGACTGACGACGCCGCGAAACTGTTCCTGCATCAGCGCTTGAAGAAGATCCGCGAGGTCCTGATCTGGAAGCTCGACGGCCTGTCCGAGTACGACGCGCGCCGCCCGATGACCGCGACCGGGACCAACCTCCTCGGCCTGGTCAAGCACGCGGCGACATGGGAGGCCCGCTACTTCGGCCAGGTCTTCGGGCGGCCCTTCCCGGAGCCGCTGCCCCGCTGGCAGGACTCTGACGGCAGCGACCTGTGGGTCACCGAGGACGAGACCCGCGCGCAGATCATCGGGTTCTACCAGCGCGTCGCAGCGCACGCGGACGCCACGATCAGCGAGCTGCCGCCCGACGCCCCGGGCCACGTCCCCTGGTGGCCGCGCCCCGACATCGACCTGTTCACCATCGTGGTCCACCTCCTCGACGACCTCACCCGGCACGCCGGCCACGCCGACATCCTGCGCGAGCAGATCGACGGCCGCACCGGCGTGGCCGCCGAACACGAGGAGACGAGCGACGCCGCGGCCCAGGCCGCCCGGTGGGAGCGGATCGAGCAGGCGGCCAAGGCTGCCGAGCGGATCCAGTCGGGCGGTCGGGCAACCGATTAG
- a CDS encoding helix-turn-helix transcriptional regulator → MGQQFRVHGESLGESSKPGIPRTTRQSTLGEFLTAMRGRLAPEDVGLRSVGRRRTPGLRRQEVAELAAVSIDWYIRLEQGRAGAPGSAVLDALAEALRLSPVEREYLHLTARGEAPPRPLLDQRGGVTTSLRAILDGMPMLPAYVVDHSFDILAHNAAATAMFGDGFGHGTASNVALLLFLDPDARRGQLNWEQIARETVGALRANAAKYPDDPRMQAVIARLRAGHRDFAAWWGDHTVGERCSGVKRVAHPAAGVLTVSYDMFSAPEASEQRLMVLTPVDAESEVRLRGLVTAHSRRVAREAGDESGVGEAEKVEKAAVLAG, encoded by the coding sequence ATGGGTCAACAGTTTCGAGTCCACGGGGAATCACTGGGAGAGTCTTCGAAACCTGGTATTCCGCGTACCACCCGGCAAAGCACGCTCGGGGAGTTCCTCACCGCCATGCGCGGCCGTCTCGCGCCCGAAGACGTCGGGCTGCGCAGCGTCGGCCGCCGGCGCACACCAGGCTTGCGGCGCCAGGAGGTCGCCGAACTCGCCGCGGTCAGCATCGACTGGTACATCCGGCTGGAGCAGGGACGCGCCGGCGCACCCGGCTCGGCGGTGCTCGACGCCCTCGCCGAGGCGCTGCGCCTATCGCCGGTCGAGCGCGAGTACCTGCACCTGACGGCGCGCGGCGAGGCGCCGCCGCGTCCGCTGCTCGACCAGCGCGGCGGCGTGACCACCTCGCTGCGCGCGATCCTGGACGGCATGCCGATGCTGCCGGCGTACGTCGTGGACCACAGCTTCGACATCCTGGCGCACAACGCGGCGGCGACCGCCATGTTCGGCGACGGATTCGGCCACGGCACCGCCTCCAACGTGGCGCTGCTGTTGTTCCTGGACCCGGACGCGCGCCGCGGCCAGCTGAACTGGGAGCAGATCGCCCGCGAGACGGTCGGCGCCCTGCGGGCCAACGCGGCGAAGTACCCCGACGACCCCCGCATGCAGGCGGTGATCGCCCGCCTGCGCGCCGGCCACCGCGACTTCGCCGCCTGGTGGGGCGACCACACCGTCGGCGAGCGCTGCAGCGGCGTGAAGCGCGTGGCGCACCCGGCGGCCGGCGTGCTGACCGTGTCCTACGACATGTTCTCGGCGCCGGAGGCCTCCGAGCAGCGGCTGATGGTGCTGACACCGGTCGACGCGGAGTCGGAGGTACGGCTGCGCGGGTTGGTGACGGCGCACTCGCGGCGGGTCGCGCGCGAGGCGGGGGACGAGAGCGGGGTGGGGGAGGCGGAGAAAGTGGAGAAGGCTGCGGTGTTGGCGGGGTGA
- a CDS encoding YbhB/YbcL family Raf kinase inhibitor-like protein: protein MQKKTKIAIAGVASAAMFAAGAATAYAAVHDRFGYSPVRSGIPRDAAHFRVSSPDLTNGGVFPASEVCADTATAPRLNWAGAPAGTKSFAVEMFDPQAPTGSGFSHWRAWDIPASARTFGGQATPPAGTVVGQNDFGDAFFDAPCPPAGDVVHHYEIRVLALDTASIGLPSEGTSTAYSGYVLGQHIIGVAQMTVNAQQ, encoded by the coding sequence ATGCAGAAGAAGACGAAGATCGCCATCGCCGGGGTTGCGTCCGCCGCGATGTTCGCCGCCGGGGCGGCCACCGCGTACGCCGCCGTCCACGACCGTTTCGGCTACAGCCCGGTGCGCAGCGGCATCCCGCGCGACGCCGCGCACTTCCGCGTCAGCTCCCCTGACCTGACCAACGGCGGGGTGTTCCCGGCCTCCGAGGTCTGCGCCGACACCGCGACCGCGCCGCGGCTGAACTGGGCCGGGGCGCCGGCCGGGACGAAGAGCTTCGCCGTGGAGATGTTCGACCCGCAGGCGCCGACCGGCAGCGGGTTCTCGCACTGGCGCGCCTGGGACATCCCGGCGAGCGCGCGCACCTTCGGCGGGCAGGCCACGCCGCCGGCCGGGACCGTGGTCGGGCAGAACGACTTCGGCGACGCGTTCTTCGACGCGCCGTGCCCGCCGGCCGGCGACGTCGTGCACCACTACGAGATCAGGGTGCTGGCGCTGGACACCGCGAGCATCGGGCTGCCGAGCGAGGGGACCAGCACCGCCTATTCCGGATATGTGCTGGGGCAGCACATCATCGGGGTCGCGCAGATGACGGTCAACGCCCAGCAGTGA
- a CDS encoding chaplin: MHAFVRKGLLLSAATGTLVMGYAGSAAAQDSATTHGAAADSPGAVSGNVAQLPADVPIQVCGDAGAAGAGLVGARDNDCWTDNATAEADGVAADSPGAISGNVGSIAANVPVQACGLAAGALAADVTAHDNDCVDQGTHALAKGAAADSPGLVSGNVLQLAADAPVQACGDSVGVLAFGVGAKDNHCVNGAPTMAPPPVMPPPPVPCPPPVTNPCPPPPPGQCPPPGAEGWTPSHEDAATATPLASEIPALLMPAPPVD; the protein is encoded by the coding sequence ATGCACGCCTTTGTAAGGAAGGGCCTGTTGCTGTCGGCCGCGACCGGCACGCTGGTCATGGGCTACGCCGGCAGCGCGGCCGCGCAGGACTCGGCGACCACGCACGGCGCGGCCGCCGACAGCCCCGGCGCGGTCTCCGGGAACGTGGCGCAGCTGCCCGCCGACGTCCCGATCCAGGTCTGCGGCGACGCCGGCGCGGCGGGCGCCGGTCTGGTCGGCGCCCGCGACAACGATTGTTGGACCGACAACGCCACCGCGGAGGCCGACGGCGTGGCCGCCGACAGCCCCGGCGCGATCTCCGGCAACGTCGGCTCGATCGCGGCGAACGTCCCGGTCCAGGCCTGCGGCCTGGCCGCCGGCGCGCTGGCCGCGGACGTCACGGCCCACGACAACGACTGTGTGGACCAGGGCACCCACGCCCTGGCCAAGGGCGCGGCGGCCGACTCCCCCGGCCTGGTCTCCGGCAACGTCCTGCAGCTGGCCGCCGACGCGCCGGTCCAGGCCTGCGGCGACTCGGTGGGCGTGCTGGCCTTCGGCGTCGGTGCCAAGGACAACCACTGCGTGAACGGCGCGCCGACGATGGCGCCCCCGCCGGTCATGCCCCCGCCCCCGGTCCCGTGCCCGCCCCCGGTGACCAACCCCTGCCCCCCGCCGCCCCCGGGACAGTGCCCCCCGCCCGGCGCCGAGGGCTGGACCCCCTCCCACGAGGACGCCGCCACCGCCACCCCCCTCGCCTCGGAGATCCCGGCGCTGCTGATGCCGGCTCCGCCCGTCGACTGA
- a CDS encoding ATP-dependent Clp protease ATP-binding subunit: MFERFTDRARRVVVLAQEEARMLNHNYIGTEHILLGLIHEGEGVAAKALESLGISLEAVRQQVEEIIGQGQQAPSGHIPFTPRAKKVLELSLREALQLGHNYIGTEHILLGLIREGEGVAAQVLVKLGADLNRVRQQVIQLLSGYSGGGKEAAAAGGPAEGTPSTSLVLDQFGRNLTQAAREGKLDPVIGREKEIERVMQVLSRRTKNNPVLIGEPGVGKTAVVEGLAQAIVKGEVPETLKDKHLYTLDLGALVAGSRYRGDFEERLKKVLKEIRTRGDIVLFIDELHTLVGAGAAEGAIDAASILKPMLARGELQTIGATTLDEYRKYVEKDAALERRFQPIQVAEPSVAHTIEILKGLRDRYEAHHRVSITDSALVAAATLAERYISDRFLPDKAIDLIDEAGSRMRIRRMTAPPDLREFDDKIANVRKEKESAIDAQDFEKAAALRDQEKQLQGAKARREKEWKQGDLDVVAEVDEELIAEVLATATGIPVFKLTEEETSRLLRMEDELHKRVIGQNQAIKGLSQAIRRTRAGLKDPKRPGGSFIFAGPSGVGKTELAKALAEFLFGDEDALIQLDMSEFSEKHTVSRLFGSPPGYVGYEEGGQLTEKVRRKPFSVVLFDEVEKAHPDIFNSLLQILEDGRLTDSQGRVVDFKNTVIIMTTNLGTRDISKGFGLGFAASGDTKAPYERMKAKVNDELKQHFRPEFLNRVDDTVVFPQLSQDDIVAIVDLMMSKVDGRLKDKDMGIVLTRKAKELIASLGYDPVLGARPLRRAIQRHIEDPLSEKILFGEIRSGQLITVDENTETGAVESDQRFTFKAGPKEDVPEDASVLESGTLPPAPEATPPVSA, from the coding sequence ATGTTCGAACGGTTCACCGACCGCGCACGGCGCGTCGTCGTCCTGGCCCAAGAAGAGGCCAGGATGCTCAACCACAACTACATCGGGACCGAGCACATCCTCCTCGGCCTCATCCACGAGGGTGAGGGTGTGGCGGCCAAGGCTCTGGAGAGCCTCGGCATCTCGCTGGAAGCGGTCCGCCAGCAGGTGGAGGAGATCATCGGCCAGGGCCAGCAGGCTCCGTCCGGGCACATCCCCTTCACCCCGCGGGCCAAGAAGGTCCTGGAGCTCTCGCTGCGCGAGGCGCTGCAGCTGGGCCACAACTACATCGGTACCGAGCACATCCTGCTCGGCCTGATCCGCGAGGGCGAGGGTGTCGCCGCGCAGGTCCTGGTCAAGCTGGGCGCGGACCTGAACCGGGTGCGCCAGCAGGTCATCCAGCTGCTGTCGGGCTACTCCGGCGGCGGCAAGGAGGCCGCGGCGGCCGGCGGTCCGGCCGAGGGCACGCCGTCCACCTCGCTGGTCCTGGACCAGTTCGGCCGGAACCTGACCCAGGCCGCCCGGGAGGGCAAGCTCGACCCGGTCATCGGCCGGGAGAAGGAGATCGAGCGGGTCATGCAGGTGCTGTCCCGCCGCACCAAGAACAACCCGGTGCTGATCGGCGAGCCCGGCGTCGGCAAGACCGCCGTCGTGGAGGGCCTGGCCCAGGCGATCGTCAAGGGCGAGGTGCCCGAGACGCTCAAGGACAAGCACCTGTACACCCTGGACCTCGGCGCCCTGGTGGCCGGCTCGCGCTACCGCGGCGACTTCGAGGAGCGCCTGAAGAAGGTGCTCAAGGAGATCCGCACCCGCGGCGACATCGTCCTGTTCATCGACGAGCTGCACACCCTGGTCGGCGCGGGCGCGGCGGAGGGTGCCATCGACGCGGCCTCGATCCTGAAGCCCATGCTGGCCCGCGGCGAGCTGCAGACCATCGGCGCCACCACGCTCGACGAGTACCGCAAGTACGTCGAGAAGGACGCCGCCCTGGAGCGCCGCTTCCAGCCGATCCAGGTGGCCGAGCCCTCGGTGGCGCACACCATCGAGATCCTCAAGGGCCTGCGGGACCGCTACGAGGCGCACCACCGGGTGTCCATCACCGACAGCGCGCTGGTGGCCGCCGCCACGCTGGCCGAGCGCTACATCTCCGACCGCTTCCTGCCGGACAAGGCGATCGACCTGATCGACGAGGCGGGCTCCCGGATGCGCATCCGCCGGATGACCGCGCCGCCGGACCTGCGCGAGTTCGACGACAAGATCGCGAACGTCCGCAAGGAGAAGGAGTCCGCGATCGACGCGCAGGACTTCGAGAAGGCCGCGGCGCTGCGCGACCAGGAGAAGCAGCTCCAGGGCGCCAAGGCGCGCCGGGAGAAGGAGTGGAAGCAGGGCGACCTGGACGTCGTGGCCGAGGTCGACGAGGAGCTGATCGCCGAGGTCCTGGCCACCGCCACGGGCATCCCGGTCTTCAAGCTCACCGAGGAGGAGACCTCCCGCCTGCTGCGCATGGAGGACGAGCTGCACAAGCGCGTCATCGGCCAGAACCAGGCGATCAAGGGCCTGTCCCAGGCGATCCGGCGCACCCGCGCCGGGCTGAAGGACCCCAAGCGCCCCGGCGGCTCGTTCATCTTCGCCGGCCCGTCCGGCGTCGGTAAGACCGAGCTGGCCAAGGCCCTGGCGGAGTTCCTGTTCGGCGACGAGGACGCGCTGATCCAGCTGGACATGTCCGAGTTCTCCGAGAAGCACACCGTCTCGCGGCTGTTCGGCTCCCCGCCCGGATACGTCGGCTACGAGGAGGGCGGCCAGCTCACCGAGAAGGTGCGCCGCAAGCCGTTCTCGGTGGTCCTGTTCGACGAGGTCGAGAAGGCGCACCCGGACATCTTCAACTCCCTGCTGCAGATCCTGGAGGACGGCCGCCTGACCGACTCCCAGGGCCGGGTGGTGGACTTCAAGAACACGGTGATCATCATGACCACCAACCTCGGCACCCGGGACATCTCCAAGGGCTTCGGCCTGGGCTTCGCGGCCTCCGGGGACACCAAGGCGCCGTACGAGCGGATGAAGGCCAAGGTCAACGACGAGCTGAAGCAGCACTTCCGCCCGGAGTTCCTGAACCGCGTCGACGACACGGTGGTCTTCCCGCAGCTGAGCCAGGACGACATCGTGGCCATCGTGGACCTGATGATGAGCAAGGTCGACGGCCGCCTGAAGGACAAGGACATGGGCATCGTCCTGACCCGCAAGGCCAAGGAGCTCATTGCTTCTCTGGGCTACGACCCGGTCCTGGGCGCCCGGCCGCTGCGCCGCGCGATCCAGCGCCACATCGAGGACCCGCTGTCGGAGAAGATCCTGTTCGGCGAGATCCGCTCGGGCCAGCTGATCACGGTGGACGAGAACACCGAGACCGGCGCGGTCGAGTCCGACCAGCGCTTCACCTTCAAGGCCGGCCCGAAGGAGGACGTCCCGGAGGACGCCTCGGTGCTGGAGTCCGGCACGCTGCCGCCCGCCCCGGAGGCCACGCCGCCGGTCAGCGCGTGA
- a CDS encoding histone-like nucleoid-structuring protein Lsr2, protein MAKRTIEVFHDDLDGSEGASTVKFGLDGKSYEIDLSESHEKELRKALEKYVGAATQVTAQSASASGRRKYGTGPARRDTKHIREWLRNVEGVEISDRGRIPTDLMNRYNAAH, encoded by the coding sequence ATGGCCAAGCGCACCATTGAGGTGTTCCACGACGACCTCGACGGCTCCGAGGGCGCGAGCACTGTGAAGTTCGGTCTCGACGGGAAGTCCTACGAGATCGACCTGTCCGAGTCGCATGAGAAGGAATTGCGCAAGGCGCTCGAGAAGTACGTCGGTGCCGCGACCCAGGTGACGGCGCAGTCCGCCTCCGCCTCTGGCCGCCGGAAGTACGGCACGGGTCCGGCGCGCCGCGACACCAAGCACATCCGTGAATGGCTGCGGAACGTCGAGGGCGTGGAAATCAGCGACCGCGGCCGTATTCCGACCGACCTGATGAATCGCTACAACGCCGCCCACTAA
- a CDS encoding amino-acid N-acetyltransferase, which yields MTTPLSAADITVRRARTDDVGAIRELLGRYKDILLQKPDVTLFEDIQEFWVAEHDGDGRVVGCGALHVFWLDLAEVRTLAVDPECRGMGVGARILDKLVRTAARIGVRRLFCLTFEVDFFAAHGFSEISGVPVPPQIEAELSKSPDGGVAEFLDLEQVKPNTLGNTRMLRIL from the coding sequence ATGACGACCCCTCTGTCCGCCGCCGATATCACCGTGCGCCGGGCCCGTACCGACGATGTCGGCGCGATCCGCGAACTGCTGGGCCGGTACAAAGACATCCTGCTCCAGAAGCCGGACGTGACGCTTTTCGAGGACATCCAGGAGTTCTGGGTGGCCGAACACGACGGCGACGGCCGGGTGGTCGGCTGCGGCGCCTTGCACGTCTTCTGGCTGGATCTCGCGGAAGTGCGCACCCTGGCCGTGGACCCGGAATGCCGGGGTATGGGGGTAGGTGCGCGAATCCTTGACAAACTAGTCCGTACCGCCGCCAGGATCGGCGTTCGCCGCCTGTTCTGCCTGACGTTCGAAGTGGACTTCTTCGCCGCGCACGGATTCTCCGAGATCAGCGGGGTCCCGGTCCCGCCGCAGATCGAAGCCGAACTGTCGAAGTCCCCCGACGGCGGGGTCGCGGAGTTTTTGGACTTGGAGCAGGTCAAACCCAACACTCTGGGCAATACGCGCATGCTGCGGATCTTGTAG
- a CDS encoding globin domain-containing protein, whose amino-acid sequence MTEALAVDGENLNGDLLAGRAQALALVRQGFAAVSARPEVFTNSLYEDFFTSNPRYRKYFAAGDEARRDERTMEAATRVLAGLDRPGTLLPLLRRLALEYRKYGVREPHYRAFAGSVMTALERTIGEAWTYEAAAAWVDELTMVASAMLGIAAEADAQGPAYWEAEVVAVDRMGEDVVRLRVRTAFPYPYQAGQYAAIELGRLPWVWRDFSFAAAPEAGAEDPEHSVLEFHVQRTADGRLSNVVHDELEIGDRIRIAAPAGDLAFPAGASRLIAVGHGTGLAPIAALLQDAAAAGDDRPVHIVVGNSLNAAKPAKKTAAAKKTAKAGAAKAGPAAAKKAQKTAKAAAPAAEAAGGEDADQAHYLTERLAELAAAHGNAVVVFLGAAEELPQHLDEYVKRLADGGTLSGWGGVAVGSTGTVQACLGVLAAAGADPADVRSDLFG is encoded by the coding sequence GTGACGGAAGCTCTGGCTGTGGACGGCGAAAACCTCAACGGCGATCTGTTGGCCGGCCGCGCGCAGGCGCTGGCTTTGGTCCGGCAAGGGTTCGCGGCCGTCAGTGCGCGGCCGGAAGTTTTTACCAATTCTTTGTACGAGGACTTCTTCACCTCCAACCCGCGATACCGCAAGTACTTCGCGGCCGGGGACGAGGCGCGGCGCGACGAGCGCACGATGGAGGCCGCGACCCGGGTTCTGGCCGGGCTGGACCGCCCCGGCACGCTCTTGCCCTTGTTGCGGAGACTCGCTCTGGAGTACCGCAAATACGGGGTCCGCGAGCCGCATTACCGGGCCTTCGCCGGCTCGGTGATGACGGCCCTGGAGCGCACCATAGGCGAGGCCTGGACCTACGAGGCCGCGGCCGCTTGGGTCGACGAGCTCACCATGGTCGCCTCGGCGATGCTCGGGATCGCCGCCGAGGCCGACGCGCAGGGACCGGCCTATTGGGAGGCCGAGGTCGTCGCGGTCGACCGGATGGGGGAGGACGTGGTCCGGCTGCGGGTCCGCACCGCGTTCCCGTACCCCTACCAGGCCGGACAGTACGCCGCGATCGAGCTCGGGCGGCTGCCCTGGGTGTGGCGGGACTTCTCGTTCGCCGCGGCGCCGGAGGCCGGCGCCGAGGACCCGGAGCACTCGGTCCTGGAGTTCCACGTCCAGCGCACCGCCGACGGCCGGCTGAGCAACGTCGTGCACGACGAGCTGGAGATCGGCGACCGGATCCGGATCGCCGCCCCGGCCGGTGACCTGGCCTTTCCGGCCGGCGCCTCGCGGCTGATCGCGGTCGGGCACGGGACCGGTCTGGCACCCATCGCCGCCCTGCTGCAGGACGCGGCGGCGGCCGGGGACGACCGTCCGGTGCACATCGTGGTCGGGAATTCCCTCAACGCCGCGAAGCCCGCCAAGAAGACCGCCGCGGCCAAGAAGACCGCCAAGGCCGGCGCGGCCAAGGCGGGTCCGGCGGCGGCCAAGAAAGCTCAAAAGACGGCGAAGGCTGCCGCGCCGGCTGCCGAGGCCGCGGGCGGCGAGGACGCCGACCAGGCGCATTACCTCACCGAACGGCTGGCCGAGCTGGCCGCCGCGCACGGCAACGCGGTCGTGGTGTTCCTCGGTGCCGCCGAGGAGCTGCCTCAGCATCTGGACGAATACGTCAAGCGGCTGGCCGACGGCGGGACACTGTCCGGGTGGGGCGGCGTGGCCGTCGGCTCGACCGGCACGGTCCAGGCCTGCCTCGGCGTCCTGGCCGCCGCCGGGGCCGATCCCGCCGACGTGAGAAGCGACCTTTTCGGATGA
- the lysX gene encoding bifunctional lysylphosphatidylglycerol synthetase/lysine--tRNA ligase LysX, whose product MTETTPPPAQPESDLPEQIRIRREKLDKLRERGVDPYPVGYPRTATVAELRAEYSDLEADVATGQRAGITGRVVLSRTGGKLCFATLREGEFEIQAMFSLDRLGAESLENWKGDVDLGDLVGVTGEIITSRRGELSIMVESWAITAKCLRPLPDKHKGLNDPEARVRQRYVDLIVNPEARRMLFTRSDLVRSLRSSLGRRGYTEVETPMLQPIHGGANARPFETHINAYDMKLYLRIAPELYLKRLLVGGVEKVFEINRNFRNEGADSTHSPEFTMLEAYEVYGDYDVMQKLTQQTIQEGAEAIFGSQVARRLNAEGEVEEFDISGDWKSVTVNDAVSAALGEEISADTEIGALKKLCDSAGIPYAPGWTRGQVVLEMYEHLVEDKTVLPTFYRDFPKDVSPLTRAHRTDPRLAERWDLVGWGAEIGTGYSELIDPVDQRERFTEQSLLAAGGDPDAMQLDEDFLRALEYAMPPAGGIGVGIDRILMALTGRLIRETILFPFVKPA is encoded by the coding sequence ATGACCGAAACCACCCCGCCTCCGGCGCAGCCCGAGTCCGACCTCCCTGAGCAGATCCGCATCCGCCGGGAGAAGCTGGACAAACTGCGCGAGCGCGGCGTGGACCCGTACCCGGTCGGGTACCCGCGGACCGCGACCGTCGCGGAGCTCCGGGCCGAATACAGCGATCTGGAGGCGGACGTCGCCACCGGGCAGCGCGCCGGGATCACCGGGCGCGTCGTGCTCTCGCGCACCGGCGGCAAGCTGTGCTTCGCCACGCTGCGCGAGGGCGAGTTCGAGATCCAGGCGATGTTCTCGCTGGACCGGCTCGGCGCGGAGTCGCTGGAGAACTGGAAGGGCGACGTCGACCTCGGCGACCTGGTCGGCGTCACCGGTGAGATCATCACCTCGCGGCGCGGCGAGCTCTCCATCATGGTCGAGAGCTGGGCCATCACCGCGAAGTGCCTGCGGCCGCTGCCGGACAAGCACAAGGGACTCAACGACCCGGAGGCGCGCGTGCGCCAGCGGTACGTCGACCTGATCGTGAACCCCGAGGCGCGGCGGATGCTGTTCACACGCTCGGACCTGGTCCGCTCGCTGCGCTCCAGCCTGGGCCGGCGCGGGTACACCGAGGTCGAGACGCCGATGCTGCAGCCGATCCACGGCGGCGCGAACGCCCGGCCCTTCGAGACCCACATCAACGCCTACGACATGAAGCTCTACCTGCGCATCGCCCCGGAGCTGTACCTCAAGCGGCTGCTGGTCGGCGGCGTGGAGAAGGTCTTCGAGATCAACCGGAACTTCCGGAACGAGGGCGCGGACTCCACCCACAGCCCGGAGTTCACCATGCTGGAGGCCTACGAGGTCTACGGCGACTACGACGTCATGCAGAAGCTGACGCAGCAGACGATCCAGGAGGGCGCCGAGGCGATCTTCGGCTCCCAGGTCGCCCGCCGGCTCAACGCCGAGGGGGAGGTCGAGGAGTTCGACATCAGCGGGGACTGGAAGTCGGTCACCGTCAACGACGCGGTCTCCGCCGCGCTCGGCGAGGAGATCTCCGCCGACACCGAGATCGGCGCGCTGAAGAAGCTGTGCGACTCCGCCGGCATCCCCTACGCCCCGGGCTGGACGCGCGGCCAGGTGGTGCTGGAGATGTACGAGCACCTGGTCGAGGACAAGACGGTCCTGCCGACGTTCTACCGGGACTTCCCGAAGGACGTCTCGCCGCTGACCCGGGCGCACCGCACCGATCCGCGGCTCGCCGAGCGCTGGGACCTGGTCGGCTGGGGCGCGGAGATCGGGACCGGCTACTCCGAGCTGATCGACCCGGTGGACCAGCGCGAGCGGTTCACCGAGCAGTCGCTGCTGGCGGCCGGGGGAGACCCGGACGCGATGCAGTTGGACGAGGACTTCCTGCGGGCTCTGGAATACGCGATGCCGCCCGCCGGCGGAATCGGCGTCGGCATCGACCGGATTCTGATGGCGCTCACCGGGCGGCTGATCCGGGAGACCATCCTGTTCCCGTTCGTGAAGCCCGCGTAG